The following coding sequences lie in one Aquabacterium olei genomic window:
- a CDS encoding chalcone isomerase family protein, giving the protein MQEDRLTEGSLDLRRRQLLAGAAGAALMPWVPSAQAAGYELEGVELPETVTAHGQRLVLNGAGVRKRGYYKADVTALYLPEKRTTPEPIYRLNGVRRIQLNILREFTSSTISRIFIADFKQAATPEEFKRLISVVGQIGAVYANVKRVVKGDVVNLDWVPGTGWMAFHNNRPLQIEGEPISAINNELAYQIYLRMYIGEAAPEELRNALLGLTRLPRAGEA; this is encoded by the coding sequence ATGCAAGAGGATCGACTGACAGAGGGGTCGCTGGATCTGCGCCGTCGGCAACTGCTGGCGGGCGCGGCAGGCGCGGCCCTCATGCCGTGGGTTCCGTCTGCGCAGGCAGCGGGCTACGAGCTGGAAGGCGTGGAACTGCCCGAGACCGTGACGGCGCACGGGCAGAGGCTGGTACTCAATGGCGCCGGCGTGCGCAAACGGGGCTATTACAAGGCCGATGTGACCGCGCTGTACCTGCCCGAAAAGCGCACCACCCCCGAGCCCATCTACCGGCTCAATGGCGTGCGCCGCATCCAGCTCAACATCCTGCGCGAGTTCACCTCGTCCACCATTTCCCGGATCTTCATCGCCGACTTCAAGCAGGCGGCCACGCCCGAGGAGTTCAAGCGGCTGATCTCGGTGGTGGGGCAGATCGGGGCGGTCTACGCCAACGTGAAGCGCGTGGTCAAGGGCGATGTGGTCAACCTCGACTGGGTGCCGGGCACCGGGTGGATGGCTTTTCACAACAACCGGCCGCTGCAGATCGAGGGCGAACCCATCTCGGCCATCAACAACGAACTGGCCTACCAGATCTACCTGCGCATGTACATCGGCGAGGCCGCGCCCGAAGAGCTGCGCAATGCGCTGCTGGGCCTGACCAGGCTGCCGCGCGCTGGCGAGGCCTGA
- a CDS encoding SphA family protein, whose protein sequence is MDRHSKQFGFNVAAPFRAATLAMALAAATSAQAADNGLQRYSPGVGGSDMSSPVVPGWYGQVALVSYHASKLKGNDGEAARAALPTNAAVTYQADIHADARAALTRLTYISTERIWGGNLGFTVMIPLVQRKADLSVSNFNFPTGTPGPIRAGTIEQVARTANAQDSKSTGIGDIELSPVIHWEIGDHQSASFAPTIVVPTGDYDATRRANAGYGNFFTFRPSFQYAFIGDGWDLAARTVLSFNTRNKDNGYFSGHMFNLDWQAMAFVSDDVRVGVQGYFVRQLTGDTQKLDGFSVARQTALGGYKPLVDGNKASVNAAGPAIAWIRNGGEFMLEGKLLQEFNARNRTEGQSLWVTLSKPL, encoded by the coding sequence ATGGACCGCCACAGCAAGCAGTTTGGATTCAATGTTGCCGCGCCTTTCCGCGCGGCCACCCTGGCGATGGCCCTGGCGGCAGCCACCTCCGCGCAGGCGGCGGACAACGGGCTGCAGCGTTACTCGCCGGGCGTGGGCGGCAGCGACATGAGCTCGCCCGTCGTGCCGGGCTGGTACGGACAGGTGGCGCTGGTGTCGTACCACGCGAGCAAGCTCAAGGGGAATGATGGCGAAGCGGCGCGCGCTGCGCTGCCGACCAACGCCGCGGTGACCTACCAGGCCGACATCCATGCCGACGCTCGTGCGGCTTTGACCCGCCTGACCTACATCAGCACCGAGCGCATCTGGGGCGGCAACCTGGGCTTCACGGTCATGATCCCGCTGGTGCAGCGCAAGGCCGATCTGTCGGTGTCGAACTTCAACTTCCCGACGGGTACGCCAGGGCCGATTCGCGCAGGTACCATCGAGCAGGTTGCCAGAACAGCCAATGCCCAGGACAGCAAGTCGACCGGCATCGGCGACATCGAACTCTCGCCCGTGATCCACTGGGAGATCGGCGACCACCAGTCGGCTTCGTTTGCGCCCACCATCGTGGTGCCCACCGGCGACTACGACGCCACCCGCCGCGCCAACGCGGGCTACGGCAACTTCTTCACCTTCCGCCCGTCCTTCCAGTATGCCTTCATCGGCGACGGGTGGGACCTGGCCGCCCGCACGGTGCTGTCGTTCAACACGCGCAACAAGGACAACGGCTACTTCTCGGGCCACATGTTCAACCTCGACTGGCAGGCCATGGCCTTTGTCTCGGACGACGTGCGCGTGGGGGTGCAGGGCTATTTCGTGCGGCAGCTGACCGGTGACACGCAGAAACTCGACGGCTTCAGCGTGGCGCGACAAACCGCCCTGGGTGGCTACAAGCCCCTGGTCGACGGCAACAAGGCCAGCGTCAACGCCGCGGGCCCGGCCATCGCCTGGATCCGCAACGGCGGCGAGTTCATGCTCGAAGGCAAGCTGCTGCAGGAGTTCAACGCGCGCAACCGCACGGAAGGCCAGTCCCTCTGGGTGACTCTGTCCAAGCCGCTGTGA
- a CDS encoding HPr family phosphocarrier protein → MIKTTVTISNKLGLHARASAKLTKLASSFPCDVFMSRNDRRVNAKSIMGVMMLAAGLGSSVELECHGDREDDAMKALVALINDKFGEGE, encoded by the coding sequence ATGATCAAGACCACCGTCACCATCAGCAATAAGCTCGGCCTGCACGCGCGGGCCTCGGCCAAGCTCACCAAGCTGGCCAGCAGTTTCCCCTGCGATGTGTTCATGAGCCGCAACGACCGGCGCGTGAACGCCAAGAGCATCATGGGTGTGATGATGCTGGCCGCGGGGCTGGGCAGCTCGGTGGAGCTGGAGTGCCATGGCGACCGCGAGGACGATGCCATGAAGGCGCTGGTCGCGCTGATCAACGACAAGTTCGGCGAAGGCGAGTGA
- a CDS encoding PTS sugar transporter subunit IIA translates to MPGLFIIAHAPLASALKLAAAHCFPEAAQTLQVLDVQPNMPPDETEAQARLLLADAIASDARGEALILTDVFGATPCNTVQRLADGVRVKVITGANVPMLWRALNYSAEPLDTLITRAVAGGTQGVMQIATSRPHNQVTQPTHDQDHRHHQQ, encoded by the coding sequence ATGCCCGGCCTGTTCATCATCGCGCACGCGCCCCTTGCCTCCGCCCTCAAGCTGGCGGCGGCGCATTGCTTTCCGGAAGCGGCGCAGACCCTGCAGGTTCTGGACGTACAACCCAACATGCCGCCCGACGAGACGGAAGCCCAGGCGCGGCTGCTGCTCGCCGATGCGATTGCCTCCGATGCGCGCGGCGAGGCACTGATCCTCACCGACGTGTTCGGGGCCACGCCGTGCAACACGGTGCAGCGCCTGGCCGATGGCGTGCGGGTGAAAGTGATCACGGGCGCCAATGTTCCGATGCTGTGGCGCGCGCTGAACTACTCGGCCGAGCCCCTTGATACCCTGATCACGCGCGCAGTGGCCGGGGGCACGCAGGGCGTGATGCAGATCGCCACCAGCCGCCCGCACAACCAGGTCACACAGCCCACACATGATCAAGACCACCGTCACCATCAGCAATAA